The segment TATATCTGTAATCACTAATGGCAACCCTTAATGTGTTACTTGCCAATTCGGCGCAATGCTCATCTTCGGGCAGTCCGCCAAGAGCACCTAAAATAGTGTTAGCGTCAATTTCCATGGCTTCATCCAGTGTTTTGCCTCTTGCAAGTATTACTGCCATACCACCTGCCGCGATGGAGTTTTTACAACCATCAGTATTGAAAGAGGCATCTAATATGACACCATTGTCAACCTTTATCCACATCATCATAGAATCTCCACAAAAACCATCAATCATGCCGAAAGCATTGTGATAGTCGCAAATGCGCATGTCTTTGGGATCCAATATCAGGTCAATTGCGGTATCCGAATAACCGTGCTCAATCATAACTTGCCTTACAAGTTGTTTTGCCTTTTCTTCCATCTCATCTATCATAGTGTTCTCCGAATTGGTATTAGAGTATTTTAAACCTCATTGATTTTGAGTTCAAGAAAGCCTGATGTGTTTTCCTGTGCTAAGCAGGGAAAAAGATGTCCCTAGCATGCTTTTCAAGCTGCAACAAGCTCCGAATCCGGTACAGTGTCCTGCTGCTACCAGATCTATTCCCAGTTGTTTGAAAGTTACTGCTGTGAGATTTATCTGTTCCTCGCTTGCGTTATATAAGTGAAAGCCGCCGATAACAGCGCGGATTTTACTTTCCTTGGTTATTGATTGGGCTTGTTTAATTGCATTGATAATACCTCGGTGGCTACAGACAGCTATAACTACCAGCCCCGAGCCGCTATTTATCACCAGTGCAAGATCATCAAGGAAGGGGTCGGGGAATGTATTGCCGCTTTTTGCCTCAAGCAAGTTCTTGTCCGGACATTCAAAACTGCTCTTTAACGGAATTTCACCAGTGGTGGAAGTTGAATTGGAAATCCTATATGGAAGTTCGGTTAAAATCAGTTTAGCATTATGAGCTTCTATATCTTGCAAGGTAAATGGAACCCCAATATAATCCGGATTTGAATTGCCA is part of the Dehalococcoidales bacterium genome and harbors:
- a CDS encoding iron-sulfur cluster assembly scaffold protein — its product is MIDEMEEKAKQLVRQVMIEHGYSDTAIDLILDPKDMRICDYHNAFGMIDGFCGDSMMMWIKVDNGVILDASFNTDGCKNSIAAGGMAVILARGKTLDEAMEIDANTILGALGGLPEDEHCAELASNTLRVAISDYRYNYEECQ
- a CDS encoding MBL fold metallo-hydrolase translates to MKIDITVLADNIAASCYLAEWGLSLLVEIDDEKILFDTGRSFTALHNARLAGKDFNNLKAVVLSHGHYDHTGGLINVLKQAGEGTRLIAHPSAFNPKYAIRAGNSNPDYIGVPFTLQDIEAHNAKLILTELPYRISNSTSTTGEIPLKSSFECPDKNLLEAKSGNTFPDPFLDDLALVINSGSGLVVIAVCSHRGIINAIKQAQSITKESKIRAVIGGFHLYNASEEQINLTAVTFKQLGIDLVAAGHCTGFGACCSLKSMLGTSFSLLSTGKHIRLS